One genomic window of Verrucomicrobiia bacterium includes the following:
- a CDS encoding phosphate ABC transporter substrate-binding protein, producing MGVVVVAVMATMGLKAQPPARLDPALPDYERVAGVSGTLTSIGSDTLNNLMALWAEGFQAVYPNVKIQIEGKGSSTAPPALIEGTAQVGPMSRAMKGTEVEAFERRHGYRPTEIRVAIDALAVFVHRDNPIGSLSRQQLDSIFSSTRKAGGGAIERWGDLGLGGGWARLRLSLYGRNSASGTYGFFKDAALRGGDFRASVKEQPGSSAVVQGIANDLAGIGYAGIGYRTSGVRAVALSGRDSTAYEATVENCLSGRYPLARFLHVHVNRRPGQPMDTLTAEFIRFMQSRQGQEAVVKEGYYPLPASVAAGELGKLTP from the coding sequence ATGGGGGTGGTCGTGGTGGCTGTGATGGCGACGATGGGGCTGAAGGCCCAGCCGCCTGCGAGGTTGGATCCCGCGTTGCCGGACTATGAACGGGTGGCGGGGGTGTCGGGGACGTTGACGTCGATCGGGTCGGACACGTTGAACAACCTGATGGCGTTGTGGGCGGAGGGGTTTCAGGCGGTGTATCCGAATGTGAAGATCCAGATCGAGGGGAAGGGGTCCTCGACGGCGCCGCCGGCCTTGATCGAGGGGACGGCGCAGGTGGGGCCGATGAGCCGGGCGATGAAGGGGACGGAGGTGGAGGCGTTCGAGCGAAGGCACGGCTACCGGCCGACGGAGATCCGGGTGGCGATCGATGCGCTGGCGGTGTTTGTGCACCGGGATAATCCGATCGGATCGTTGAGCCGGCAGCAGTTGGACAGCATCTTTTCGAGCACGCGCAAGGCAGGCGGGGGCGCAATCGAACGTTGGGGGGACTTGGGGCTGGGCGGCGGATGGGCGCGGCTTCGACTGTCCCTGTATGGGCGGAACAGCGCGTCCGGCACGTACGGATTCTTCAAGGACGCGGCCCTTCGCGGCGGGGATTTCCGGGCGTCGGTCAAGGAGCAACCGGGGTCCTCGGCGGTGGTGCAGGGGATCGCCAACGATCTGGCCGGGATCGGGTATGCGGGGATCGGCTACCGGACGTCCGGGGTGCGGGCGGTGGCGTTGTCGGGCCGGGATTCAACGGCGTACGAGGCCACGGTGGAGAACTGTCTTTCCGGGCGGTACCCCCTGGCGCGGTTTCTCCATGTGCATGTCAACCGGCGTCCCGGTCAGCCAATGGACACGCTGACGGCGGAGTTCATCCGATTCATGCAGTCACGGCAGGGGCAGGAGGCGGTGGTGAAGGAGGGGTACTATCCGTTGCCGGCGTCGGTGGCGGCCGGGGAACTGGGGAAGCTGACGCCATGA